The Fragaria vesca subsp. vesca linkage group LG2, FraVesHawaii_1.0, whole genome shotgun sequence genome includes a window with the following:
- the LOC101314432 gene encoding bifunctional nitrilase/nitrile hydratase NIT4B-like, which yields MVVKCEREETKTSNYKNMAVAPVKETPVFAEVDMGDDSSSPTVRATIVQASTIFYDTPATLDKADRLLAEAAGYGSQLVVFPEAFVGGYPRGSNFGVAIGNRTAKGKEEFRKYHAAAIDVPGPEVDRLASMAGKYKVILVMGVIEKEGYTLYCTVLFFDSQGCYLGKHRKIMPTALERIIWGFGDGSTIRVFDTPIGKIGAAICWENKMPLLRTAMYAKGIEIYCAPTADSRDLWQASMTHIALEGGCFVLSANQFCRRKDYPPPPEYIFSGMEEELTPDSVVCAGGSVIISPSGTILAGPNYDGEALLTADLDLGDIARAKFDFDVVGHYARPEVLSLIVRDHPANPVTFTSASAKNEDLHES from the exons ATGGTGGTGAAGTGCGAGCGAGAAGAGACCAAAACATCAAACTACAAAAACATGGCTGTGGCACCAGTCAAGGAGACTCCAGTCTTCGCCGAAGTTGACATGGGCGACGACTCATCCTCTCCCACCGTCCGCGCCACCATCGTCCAAGCCTCCACCATCTTCTACGACACTCCCGCCACTCTAG ATAAGGCTGACAGATTGCTGGCGGAAGCAGCTGGGTATGGATCGCAGCTGGTTGTGTTTCCTGAAGCATTTGTGGGAGGGTATCCTCGTGGCTCCAATTTCGGGGTTGCCATTGGGAACAGAACCGCTAAGGGGAAAGAAGAGTTCCGAAAGTATCATGCCGCTGCCATTGATGTACCTG GTCCTGAAGTTGACCGACTGGCATCAATGGCTGGAAAATATAAGGTCATCCTGGTAATGGGTGTGATAGAGAAAGAAGGGTATACACTATATTGTACTGTTCTGTTTTTTGATTCTCAAGGTTGCTACCTGGGAAAGCACCGAAAAATAATGCCAACAGCATTGGAGCGAATCATTTGGGGATTTGGAGATGGATCCACAATTCGTGTATTTGATACTCCAATTGGAAAGATAGGTGCTGCCATTTGTTGGGAAAATAAAATGCCACTTTTAAGGACAGCAATGTATGCTAAAG GCATTGAAATATATTGTGCTCCCACAGCTGATTCTAGGGATCTATGGCAAGCATCAATGACCCATATTGCTTTAGAAGGTGGGTGCTTTGTCTTATCAGCTAACCAATTCTGTCGAAGGAAAGACTATCCCCCTCCGCCAGAGTATATATTTTCAGGCATGGAAGAGGAACTTACTCCTGATTCTGTTGTCTGTGCTGGAGGCAGCGTCATTATATCACCGTCAGGGACTATACTTGCTGGGCCAAATTATGACGGGGAGGCACTCCTCACAGCAGATCTTG ATCTTGGAGATATAGCAAGGGCGAAGTTTGATTTCGATGTGGTAGGACACTATGCACGGCCTGAAGTGCTTAGCTTGATTGTGAGGGACCATCCAGCAAATCCGGTTACTTTTACATCAGCCTCAGCAAAGAACGAAGACTTGCACGAATCATGA
- the LOC101314720 gene encoding uncharacterized protein At5g41620-like — protein MSLQTRQDLIERQCKIRKRGCSSSSSSSLVRRYRLKRAILVGKRAGSSTPVPTWKTSTSPRSPATMPKKQKGLLVQQHSKDDGKGKEVMSVSARKLAATMWEINEVNDLKSKESKMREEEGVPQMPPKLPDPSYSPISERKTGSGGGHQRRLSAVSQRIQLSDHYLGGFETHSSQSIIEVKDHSYGKTDRKCIKTCLKEVSNGLSTSKELVKVLTRVSGLEEQQHSLNMPLLTALRAELDRARIQVHQLIQEQRSNCKEIEYLMKHFAEEKAAWKSKEREKIRAAVACIAEELEVEKKLRKQTERLNKKLGKELEDKNVALSKAIKELEREKRAKEIFEQVCDELAVGMGEDRAQVEELKRESEKVREEVEKEREMLQLADVLREERVQMKLSEAKYHFEEKNAAVEQLKNELEGYLRSHKGEGSGDSPDFKRIKELEAYLKKINFGSIQSIKEGGDGMEVAYREECDEEDSGDDLHSIELNMDNSNRMYKWSYACGDDAEDDSKRSSVDKQFKGRRSLSEKIQWENICLNKSSTGIDWGFGLKTQEHVDEHQTQERETEIKTNGSAICLIDHILSDPKV, from the exons ATGTCTTTGCAGACCCGCCAGGATTTGATCGAGAGGCAATGCAAGATCAGGAAGCGAGGCTGTTCGTCTTCGTCGTCTTCTTCTTTGGTGCGTAGGTACAGACTGAAGCGGGCCATTCTCGTCGGGAAGCGTGCCGGGTCGAGTACGCCGGTGCCTACTTGGAAGACTTCAACGAGCCCCAGATCGCCGGCCACCATGCCGAAGAAGCAAAAGGGTCTTCTTGTTCAGCAGCATTCCAAGGACGACGGGAAAGGGAAGGAAGTCATGTCAGTTTCAGCGAGGAAGCTCGCGGCTACGATGTGGGAGATCAATGAAGTTAATGATTTGAAAAGTAAAGAGTCCAAAATGAGAGAGGAGGAGGGTGTTCCTCAAATGCCGCCAAAATTGCCAGATCCATCATATTCTCCTATTTCAGAG AGGAAAACTGGATCTGGAGGTGGACACCAGAGAAGATTGTCGGCTGTTTCTCAGAGGATTCAACTGAGTGATCACTATTTGGGAGGATTTGAGACGCATAGCAGTCAAAGTATAATTGAG GTCAAAGATCATTCATATGGAAAAACTGATCGAAAATGCATCAAGACCTGTTTGAAGGAGGTCAGCAATGGCCTTTCTACATCCAAGGAGCTCGTAAAAGTTCTAACTCGTGTTTCTGGTCTTGAAGAACAGCAGCATTCTCTAAATATGCCCTTGCTCACAGCCTTACGAGCCGAACTTGATCGAGCGCGTATCCAGGTCCATCAATTGATCCAAGAACAGAGGTCAAACTGCAAAGAAATTGAGTACCTGATGAAGCATTTTGCAGAAGAAAAGGCAGCCTGGAAAAGCAAGGAGCGAGAGAAAATACGTGCTGCTGTAGCATGCATAGCAGAAGAACTTGAAGTAGAGAAGAAGCTGAGAAAACAAACAGAACGGTTGAATAAAAAGCTAGGCAAAGAACTGGAAGATAAAAATGTAGCTTTGTCAAAGGCAATAAAAGAACTTGAGAGGGAGAAGAGAGCAAAAGAGATTTTTGAGCAAGTTTGTGATGAGCTAGCTGTAGGTATGGGGGAAGACAGGGCCCAAGTTGAAGAACTAAAGAGAGAGTCGGAAAAAGTGCGTGAAGAGGTGGAGAAGGAGAGGGAAATGCTTCAGCTAGCAGATGTGTTGCGTGAGGAGAGAGTTCAGATGAAGCTCTCCGAAGCGAAGTACCATTTTGAAGAGAAAAATGCAGCTGTCGAGCAACTGAAGAATGAGCTAGAGGGCTACCTGAGATCCCATAAGGGTGAAGGCAGTGGTGACTCTCCAGACTTCAAAAGAATCAAGGAACTTGAGGCCTACTTAAAGAAAATAAATTTTGGGTCAATTCAGAGCATAAAGGAAGGCGGTGATGGAATGGAAGTTGCGTACAGAGAAGAGTGTGATGAAGAAGACTCAGGTGATGATCTTCATTCCATTGAACTAAACATGGACAATAGTAATAGGATGTACAAGTGGAGTTATGCTTGTGGAGACGATGCTGAAGATGATTCAAAAAGGAGTTCAGTTGATAAACAATTTAAAGGAAGAAGGTCTCTCTCTGAAAAGATACAATGGGAAAACATATGCTTAAACAAAAGTTCCACTGGCATTGATTGGGGATTTGGTTTGAAAACACAAGAACATGTAGACGAGCATCAAACACAAGAACGCGAAACTGAAATCAAGACTAACGGATCTGCTATATGTCTCATAGACCATATCTTATCTGATCCGAAAGTATAA
- the LOC101315018 gene encoding uncharacterized protein LOC101315018 codes for MATSFATASTVVGLGSSLSKTACLSSDFVKPVMVRSPLRQAQASRRKFTCFQSDWLRRDLNVIGFGLIGWLVPSSVPAIDGKSLTGLFFDSIGTELAHFPTPPALTSQFWLWLICWHLGLFITLTFGQIGFKGRTDKYF; via the exons ATGGCGACAAGCTTCGCAACCGCTTCCACCGTCGTTGGCCTCGGAAGCTCACTCTCAAAGACGGCATGCCTCTCTTCTG ACTTTGTGAAGCCAGTCATGGTTAGGAGCCCGCTGAGGCAAGCACAAGCTTCTCGAAGAAAGTTCACCTG CTTCCAGAGTGATTGGCTGAGGAGGGATCTGAATGTGATCGGGTTCGGGTTGATCGGATGGTTGGTGCCATCCAGCGTTCCGGCGATCGACGGCAAGAGTTTGACCGGGCTCTTCTTTGACAGCATTGGAACCGAGCTTGCTCACTTCCCCACACCTCCAGCTCTCACCTCCCAGTTCTG GTTGTGGTTGATCTGCTGGCACTTGGGGCTCTTCATCACCCTTACCTTTGGGCAGATCGGTTTCAAGGGAAGGACTGACAAGTACTTTTGA
- the LOC101315307 gene encoding thioredoxin-like protein 4B-like yields the protein MSYLLTTLTKKEEVDSIIRSTIDKVLVLRFGRASDSTSLLLDDVLAKSSRDVSKFATVALVDVDSDDVQVYLHYFDITLIPSTVFFFNAHHMKMDSGTADHTKWIGAFRTKQDFIDVVEAIFRGAMKGKLIVNCPLPPERIPKYQLYFKDV from the coding sequence ATGAGCTACCTGCTGACGACACTGACGAAGAAGGAAGAGGTGGATTCGATCATCAGATCCACCATCGACAAAGTCCTCGTCCTCCGCTTCGGCCGCGCTTCCGATTCCACATCTCTTCTTCTCGACGACGTTCTCGCCAAGTCATCCCGAGACGTCTCCAAGTTCGCCACCGTCGCTCTCGTCGATGTCGATTCCGACGACGTTCAGGTCTACCTCCATTACTTCGACATAACTCTCATTCCCTCCACCGTCTTCTTCTTCAACGCCCACCACATGAAGATGGATTCCGGAACTGCCGATCACACCAAGTGGATCGGCGCCTTTCGGACTAAGCAGGACTTCATTGATGTCGTTGAGGCCATTTTCAGAGGAGCCATGAAAGGGAAGCTCATTGTCAACTGCCCCTTGCCGCCGGAGCGAATTCCGAAGTACCAGTTGTACTTTAAGGATGTCTAG